A stretch of DNA from Bradyrhizobium algeriense:
CTGAGCAGGCGCGCCAGCACCTGACGCAAGCCGAACAACTCGAAATGGTTGATCATGAAAGTGCTGGCGAGCACCACGGTCCAGCCGATCCAGGAGATCGCCTCAAGCATGATCGCGCCAAGGGGATCGGTCACCGACCAGATGATGTCTGTCATCGGCCGCCACTGCCAATAGAGCAGGAGCAATGCGAGGCTGGCAAGCAGCACGAACGTCGCGCGCTCGACCGCAGGCGGCACGAGGCGTGTCCACCAGCGCTTGAAGGCGGGACGCGCCATCACGCTGTGCTGGATAGCGAACAGGCCGAGCAGCAGGACGTTGATGATCAGGGATGGAATGAACGGCCCCGGCTGGCCGCTGTCGATGGTTTTGGGTACCGGCAGGTTACCCACGAAGGCAATCGCATAGAGGAAGGTGGCGAGAAACAACAGGTAGGTAACGATGCCGTAGAGCATCGCAACCAGGCCGCCGGCGGTGGTCTTTGCAGAGGGAGGATTGATGGCGTGATCACTCATGAGCTGATCCTGTTTCCGGAAAGTTGAAGGCGGATGCCCGTGCAATGTTCATCAGTCGGGGAAGCCGTCGCCCGGCACTTCCCCGCCATTCCGCGGCCGTCCGACCGCTACTAATAGGTCGGTCGATCGACCGAAAAATTCAACCCGCGGTGCGGTTTTTTTGAGGCGAGGGGCCCCTTAACGCGCCATTAACTATAATTGCGGCAGTTTCGACCGCGTATAGGCGCTGATTGCCAGGGCCTTGAGAGCCCGCGCGGT
This window harbors:
- the mddA gene encoding methanethiol S-methyltransferase, encoding MSDHAINPPSAKTTAGGLVAMLYGIVTYLLFLATFLYAIAFVGNLPVPKTIDSGQPGPFIPSLIINVLLLGLFAIQHSVMARPAFKRWWTRLVPPAVERATFVLLASLALLLLYWQWRPMTDIIWSVTDPLGAIMLEAISWIGWTVVLASTFMINHFELFGLRQVLARLLRQELPPAKFKTPMLYKSVRHPIYLGFLIAFWATPVMTTGHLLFAIATTGYILIGIWLEERDLIALFGDQYRRYREQVSMLIPLPGRRARADDLG